The following proteins are co-located in the Fructilactobacillus carniphilus genome:
- a CDS encoding DUF1273 domain-containing protein has protein sequence MSRQWITGYRSYELGAFDEKSPKIQIIKRSLRNQLIGLIDNGCDWIITGAQLGTEQWTVELAADLKKQFPNHFQIAVMLPFAEFGKQWNETNQLRLQQTLALADFSATVSQVPYHSPQQLKNYQQFMLTHTDGALLLYDSENEGKAQYDVHAIEAFQQQHPYTCQFIDFDDLQEEADQYETEINSEFFE, from the coding sequence ATGAGTAGACAATGGATAACTGGATATCGGAGCTATGAATTGGGGGCGTTCGATGAAAAAAGCCCGAAAATTCAAATCATCAAACGTTCTTTGCGCAATCAGCTTATTGGGTTAATTGATAATGGTTGTGATTGGATTATTACCGGCGCACAACTAGGAACGGAACAGTGGACCGTAGAACTGGCGGCTGATTTAAAGAAACAGTTTCCAAATCATTTTCAAATCGCGGTGATGTTACCCTTTGCAGAATTTGGTAAGCAATGGAATGAAACGAATCAATTGCGATTACAGCAAACGCTTGCACTAGCTGATTTTTCTGCCACTGTTAGTCAAGTTCCTTACCATTCACCACAACAGCTAAAAAATTATCAGCAGTTTATGCTAACGCATACTGATGGGGCTCTGTTATTATATGATTCAGAAAATGAAGGAAAGGCACAGTATGATGTGCATGCGATTGAAGCATTTCAACAACAGCATCCGTATACCTGCCAATTTATCGATTTTGATGATTTACAGGAGGAAGCTGATCAATATGAGACAGAAATTAATTCTGAATTTTTCGAGTGA
- the recU gene encoding Holliday junction resolvase RecU codes for MTINYPNGQPFRTAHNGKKPSSLPTTNYADRGMSLEAEINQSNQFYREHQIAVVHKKPTPIQIVNVDYPKRSAAVIKEAYFKQASTTDYNGIFAGYYLDFDAKETTNLHSFPLANFHEHQIEHMQSCYQMGGICFALIRFVKRNEIYLLNGPDLFHFWERQFHGGRKSITQVEIANHGYLIQPQLNPLIPYLDAVQIIIDKSKGDLE; via the coding sequence TTGACAATCAACTATCCTAACGGTCAACCATTTCGTACTGCTCATAATGGTAAGAAGCCGTCTTCATTGCCTACCACCAACTATGCCGATCGGGGGATGTCTTTAGAAGCAGAAATTAATCAAAGTAATCAATTTTACCGCGAACATCAAATTGCGGTCGTCCACAAAAAGCCCACCCCCATCCAAATTGTAAACGTTGACTATCCGAAGCGAAGTGCAGCTGTGATTAAGGAAGCCTACTTTAAACAAGCTTCGACAACTGATTACAATGGTATTTTTGCCGGTTATTATTTAGACTTTGATGCAAAAGAAACCACCAATCTTCATTCTTTTCCCCTAGCTAACTTTCATGAACACCAAATCGAACATATGCAAAGTTGTTACCAAATGGGGGGGATTTGTTTCGCTTTAATTCGCTTTGTAAAGCGAAATGAAATATACTTGCTAAACGGACCGGATTTGTTTCATTTCTGGGAACGTCAATTTCATGGGGGTCGCAAGTCAATTACCCAAGTTGAGATAGCCAACCATGGTTATCTAATTCAACCACAGCTTAATCCTTTGATTCCCTATCTGGATGCCGTCCAAATCATTATTGATAAAAGTAAAGGAGACCTAGAATGA
- a CDS encoding PBP1A family penicillin-binding protein — protein MSSDEVYSRLKKSRKKKHGPIFQITMWVLFFLVVLFFIGCGVFAYYASTAPNISYKTLSSDNSTTIYDRNGKVISRLGMQNRDYVKQEDIPDNLKNAIISVEDRHFYTDKGVDPVRIAGAAVNNVFGGGGLQGGSTLTQQLVKLSVFSTKASDQTLKRKAQEAWLATKVNREYSKQQILEFYINKVYMGNNAYGMQTASEVMYHKPLSKLDLSQIALLAGLPQAPVAYNPVHNPKYATARRNQVLEAMVKNKSISRAQADQAEKEDVQTGIDKKNVDKTPTQKDEKYADAYIGQVLQEMNQKGYKLNAGNKVYTNIDMDVQKKMYNLANDENSDLNFPNNDFQIGATMTNPNNGKVVAMLGSRKQNVQFGLNRAVQTDHSSGSTMKPLMDYGPAIEYLNYPTYQPLKDTPYTYPGTDRKLHDFDNRYEGTITMQKALVESRNIPAIRTLEAVGVPRATEFLKGLGMTFKDPLNLQNGIGAYISTEQEAAAYGAFANGGTYYKPYTISKVETPTGETNHYESKGKEAMSDSTAFMMTEMLKGVMTDPNGSGTAANIPGLNQAGKTGTTQFPDDWLSSVPDGSSMDSWFTGYTKNLSLSVWTGYDHPLEPGHYISQSQAKISQLFYKEVMEDASQDLPNDNWTKPADVIKTRMDNQTQYYIAGHGGEAKENVIKNSTQSGQTADNKAVANLNNSQTNKQDEQTTDKNTNNGTTANNEQKPTADTKTNGTQATTSTQTGNTDNKQANTTATTNEQKPTTNSQTTTGQTNQTTTNPATNNNQPTNNN, from the coding sequence ATGAGTTCCGATGAAGTTTATAGCCGTTTAAAGAAAAGTCGCAAAAAGAAGCACGGCCCCATTTTTCAAATTACGATGTGGGTGCTTTTTTTCCTAGTTGTGCTTTTTTTCATTGGATGTGGAGTATTTGCCTACTACGCTTCCACGGCCCCAAACATATCCTACAAAACCCTTTCCAGTGATAATTCCACTACCATCTATGATCGTAATGGAAAAGTCATTTCGAGGTTAGGGATGCAAAATCGGGATTACGTAAAACAAGAGGATATCCCCGATAATCTAAAAAATGCCATTATCTCAGTTGAAGACCGGCATTTCTACACCGACAAAGGAGTGGATCCAGTTCGAATCGCTGGAGCTGCTGTTAATAACGTTTTTGGTGGCGGAGGGCTTCAAGGTGGAAGTACCTTGACTCAACAACTAGTAAAGCTTTCGGTTTTCTCTACCAAAGCTTCGGACCAAACCTTGAAACGAAAAGCACAAGAAGCTTGGCTCGCCACTAAGGTTAATCGCGAATACAGTAAGCAACAGATTTTAGAGTTTTACATTAATAAGGTTTATATGGGTAATAACGCATACGGGATGCAAACCGCTTCAGAAGTTATGTACCACAAACCACTTAGTAAGCTTGATTTGTCCCAAATCGCTTTATTAGCTGGACTTCCTCAGGCTCCGGTTGCATATAACCCCGTTCACAACCCGAAATACGCTACGGCCAGAAGAAACCAAGTGTTAGAGGCCATGGTGAAAAATAAATCAATTTCCCGCGCTCAAGCCGATCAAGCTGAAAAAGAAGACGTTCAAACGGGAATCGACAAGAAAAACGTAGATAAAACGCCAACCCAAAAGGACGAAAAATATGCTGACGCTTACATCGGTCAGGTACTGCAAGAAATGAACCAAAAGGGTTATAAATTAAACGCCGGTAACAAAGTCTACACGAACATTGATATGGACGTGCAAAAGAAAATGTACAACCTGGCTAACGACGAAAATTCTGATTTGAACTTCCCGAATAATGATTTCCAAATTGGAGCAACCATGACTAACCCTAACAACGGAAAAGTAGTGGCCATGCTCGGGAGTCGGAAGCAAAACGTCCAATTCGGTTTAAACCGGGCCGTGCAAACTGATCATTCCAGCGGTTCCACAATGAAACCCCTCATGGATTACGGACCCGCCATTGAATATCTCAACTACCCTACTTACCAACCATTAAAAGATACGCCATATACCTACCCAGGCACCGACCGCAAATTACATGATTTCGATAATCGGTACGAAGGAACGATTACCATGCAAAAGGCGCTCGTGGAATCACGAAACATTCCCGCCATTCGAACGTTAGAGGCCGTTGGAGTTCCCCGAGCGACTGAGTTCCTAAAGGGCTTGGGAATGACCTTTAAAGACCCACTTAACCTCCAAAACGGGATTGGGGCTTACATTTCAACTGAACAAGAAGCAGCTGCATACGGAGCCTTTGCTAACGGTGGAACTTACTACAAACCCTATACCATTTCTAAAGTAGAAACCCCAACGGGTGAAACTAATCATTACGAGTCCAAAGGAAAAGAAGCAATGTCTGATTCCACGGCCTTCATGATGACAGAAATGCTCAAAGGCGTTATGACTGATCCGAACGGTTCGGGAACCGCGGCTAACATTCCAGGTTTAAACCAAGCCGGAAAAACAGGAACAACGCAATTCCCAGATGACTGGCTTAGTTCAGTTCCCGATGGTTCCAGCATGGATTCTTGGTTTACTGGTTATACCAAGAATCTCTCCCTCTCCGTTTGGACTGGGTATGATCACCCACTAGAACCAGGACACTATATTTCTCAATCACAAGCAAAAATTTCCCAACTTTTCTATAAAGAAGTAATGGAAGATGCTTCGCAAGATCTTCCAAACGACAACTGGACCAAGCCAGCTGATGTAATTAAAACGAGAATGGATAACCAGACGCAATACTACATCGCTGGTCACGGTGGAGAAGCCAAGGAAAACGTGATTAAAAACAGTACCCAGTCTGGTCAAACTGCTGATAATAAGGCGGTTGCAAATTTGAATAACAGCCAAACAAACAAGCAGGATGAGCAAACAACCGATAAAAACACGAATAATGGAACGACTGCTAACAACGAGCAAAAGCCAACGGCTGATACTAAAACCAACGGCACGCAGGCTACTACTTCCACCCAGACTGGAAATACTGATAATAAGCAAGCTAACACCACGGCAACTACTAACGAGCAGAAGCCAACCACTAATTCTCAAACAACCACGGGACAAACTAATCAAACGACTACTAATCCCGCTACTAATAATAACCAGCCAACTAACAATAACTAG
- a CDS encoding DnaD domain-containing protein, whose amino-acid sequence MSNPLAEYLNSGSINVSGFLLTNLATLKINAAELTILLELQYFRSQGERFPAAPKLAKVTGFSEDNVYEILHQLVSKKLIVITTSTDGKDEYSFAPLVAKLNELLGQEKTQSANMTDKTSISNQKTESISDREQTFKMINHEFGRMLSPIELEMIKDWFEKDHYSAELVQLALREAVLNQVYNLKYMDRILLNWKKHNVQSAAQVEVQREQRQQQTSKGSRQPLPKVPLFKIKKDQGQA is encoded by the coding sequence ATGAGTAATCCATTAGCAGAATATTTAAATTCCGGATCAATTAATGTATCCGGTTTTTTATTAACTAATTTAGCAACATTGAAAATTAATGCTGCTGAATTAACCATCTTATTGGAACTCCAGTATTTTCGCAGTCAGGGAGAACGTTTTCCAGCGGCACCCAAGCTTGCTAAAGTCACTGGTTTTTCAGAAGATAACGTTTATGAAATATTACATCAATTAGTTAGTAAAAAGCTGATCGTAATTACGACCAGTACGGATGGCAAAGATGAATACAGCTTTGCGCCGTTAGTAGCCAAGTTAAACGAATTGTTAGGACAAGAAAAAACGCAATCAGCGAATATGACCGACAAAACCTCAATATCGAATCAGAAAACCGAGAGCATTAGCGACCGGGAACAAACATTTAAGATGATTAATCACGAGTTTGGACGGATGCTGTCTCCAATTGAATTAGAGATGATTAAAGATTGGTTTGAAAAGGATCATTATTCAGCCGAATTAGTGCAGTTAGCGTTACGAGAAGCCGTCTTAAATCAAGTTTATAACTTAAAGTACATGGATCGAATTCTCTTAAATTGGAAAAAGCACAACGTCCAGTCAGCCGCTCAAGTTGAAGTTCAGCGGGAGCAACGACAACAACAAACTAGTAAGGGATCCCGACAGCCGTTACCAAAAGTACCGCTTTTCAAGATTAAAAAAGATCAAGGTCAGGCATAA
- a CDS encoding PepSY domain-containing protein: MREERKRRILIRRWLSWIAGILLVLFIALMVIVFISKLPQKHTLKTATQLVEQHAQIHNVQRTYKANVGKQPYYTVVGKNSSNQPVYAVVSGDWKHIQVMKQNDGITAEKASAIAQQHVKGKVTNAGLLINKKKPTWAVTIQNGDQLHYVLINFKSGKLIKKIDL; this comes from the coding sequence ATGCGAGAAGAAAGAAAACGAAGAATCCTGATTCGACGCTGGTTAAGCTGGATTGCAGGGATATTATTGGTCTTGTTTATCGCCCTCATGGTGATTGTCTTCATTTCCAAGTTACCGCAAAAACATACCTTAAAGACAGCTACGCAGTTAGTAGAACAGCATGCCCAAATTCATAACGTGCAACGGACGTATAAAGCAAATGTTGGAAAACAACCATATTACACCGTGGTTGGGAAAAACAGTTCTAATCAACCCGTTTATGCCGTGGTTAGTGGCGATTGGAAACACATTCAAGTGATGAAGCAAAATGATGGAATTACCGCAGAAAAAGCGAGTGCCATTGCCCAACAACACGTCAAGGGGAAGGTAACCAACGCCGGATTATTAATCAATAAAAAGAAGCCAACGTGGGCGGTTACCATTCAAAATGGTGATCAACTGCACTACGTATTGATTAACTTCAAATCGGGAAAACTCATTAAGAAAATTGATTTGTAA
- a CDS encoding helicase C-terminal domain-containing protein: MDSNSKYAVVDMETTGTDLRRDDRIIQFSVSFVQNGKISSTFSTYVNDGVTIPREITELTGIDQTTIKTAPSFDQLAPQIYQMLRGTVFVAHNVNFDFPFLNHHLERVGFPALEIEAIDTVTLSQIFFPTLTSYRLSDLSAHFQIQHQHPHSSASDADATAQLLLLIAKRMQDLPNVTLQSLLALDLKLPQQTHEFIKMGAKVHPKHDHLPADLIELEGLVLKKHQLPTTAQHNRLTKFPLSKKQKERDFAGHLEWRVSQSKMMNLIYRNFTDNKQPARNLLIEAPTGSGKTLGYLVPLAFLSQSGTPVVISTATISLQEQLQTVVREQLNQNLGFHLQSLVLKSKRHYLDLSRFATVVVADDSNHLSQFSKAQILVWLTETETGDLDELHIPQNAAILQQVNYQSEPQFTDSEFGDYDFWHWQMQRLQTTDIIIVNHHYLYQNATRLTRQLTGTPYLVVDEAHHLPEVAFAAQRQEWWLGAVKANVGRVRNDIFQTHEQNLMEIVHHNRNLSSNLQRLVDSLTEIEERQQQLLQNLIQSLQVRFTQQANVIGISAAKLHQFMQQQQVELKHQEQQARRLEQLLTTINQSLGQTDGQWLASEYETFLRFNEHVHQVLQGLEQMQTFLQSVTEQQSVDGFWLRYGADHDPNNMRLELARFDTSTRLHKQIYQSFKPIIFTGAVLFTSKKSQYIYDQLDLRRNNTRMKRLAADFDYQNQVQLMITENTPMPAGVENEEYVAFVANSIQKIYHAQPVPTLVLFNSLELIQAVYDKLHDQAGIGTVLAAGISGSQSKIIRRSEGKTAPIILGANGFWEGVDFPPNYLKSIIIPRIPFAAPDSPLMQARAHYLKQQNKNPFTSYSLPHAIIEMKQGIGRLLRRSDDYGIITILDNRILTKRYGNQILTALEENLTAKTGSIAEIQQQQKEFLLKHNQRK, translated from the coding sequence ATGGACTCAAACTCAAAATACGCTGTGGTGGATATGGAAACCACGGGAACTGATTTACGGCGTGACGACCGCATTATTCAATTTAGTGTGAGTTTCGTGCAGAACGGCAAGATTAGTTCTACTTTTTCAACGTACGTAAATGATGGGGTGACAATTCCTCGAGAAATTACCGAATTAACCGGGATTGATCAAACCACAATTAAGACGGCGCCCAGCTTTGACCAATTGGCGCCCCAAATTTATCAAATGTTGCGAGGAACGGTCTTTGTGGCGCATAACGTTAACTTTGACTTTCCCTTTTTGAATCACCATTTAGAACGAGTGGGCTTTCCTGCCCTAGAGATTGAAGCAATTGATACGGTGACCCTCAGTCAAATCTTTTTTCCGACGTTAACTAGTTATCGGTTAAGCGATTTAAGTGCTCATTTTCAGATTCAACATCAACATCCGCATTCTTCTGCTAGCGATGCGGATGCCACTGCGCAGTTATTGCTACTAATTGCTAAACGAATGCAGGACTTACCAAATGTGACTTTGCAATCGCTGTTAGCGTTAGATTTAAAACTACCCCAACAAACCCATGAATTCATTAAAATGGGGGCAAAGGTACATCCCAAACACGATCACCTACCCGCTGATTTAATCGAACTAGAAGGATTAGTGCTAAAAAAGCATCAGCTTCCGACCACAGCCCAACATAACCGGTTGACCAAATTTCCGTTATCCAAAAAGCAAAAGGAACGAGATTTTGCAGGCCACTTGGAGTGGCGGGTATCGCAAAGTAAAATGATGAATTTAATTTATCGAAACTTTACAGATAATAAACAACCGGCCCGAAACCTATTAATTGAAGCACCCACTGGAAGTGGAAAAACGTTAGGTTATTTGGTGCCACTAGCGTTTTTAAGTCAAAGCGGCACTCCCGTGGTAATCAGTACGGCGACGATTAGCTTGCAAGAACAGCTCCAGACGGTCGTGCGCGAACAACTAAACCAGAACTTGGGCTTTCATTTGCAGTCGCTGGTCTTAAAAAGTAAACGACACTACCTGGATCTTTCCCGTTTTGCGACAGTAGTTGTGGCGGATGACAGTAATCATTTGTCACAATTCAGCAAGGCCCAGATTTTGGTCTGGCTAACAGAGACGGAAACGGGTGACCTAGATGAATTGCACATCCCCCAAAATGCGGCTATTTTACAACAGGTTAATTACCAGTCAGAACCCCAATTTACTGATAGTGAGTTCGGGGATTATGATTTTTGGCACTGGCAAATGCAACGCTTGCAAACGACAGATATAATCATTGTTAATCACCACTATTTATATCAAAATGCCACACGGTTAACCCGTCAACTGACTGGGACCCCGTATCTAGTGGTGGACGAAGCCCATCATTTACCAGAAGTAGCTTTTGCCGCTCAACGCCAAGAATGGTGGTTAGGCGCCGTCAAAGCAAACGTAGGGCGAGTGCGGAACGATATCTTTCAAACTCATGAGCAGAATCTAATGGAGATTGTGCACCACAATCGGAATTTAAGCTCTAATTTACAAAGATTGGTGGATTCTTTAACGGAAATCGAAGAACGACAGCAGCAATTGTTACAAAATTTGATACAGTCGCTGCAAGTTCGGTTTACCCAGCAAGCGAATGTAATTGGAATTTCAGCAGCAAAACTACACCAGTTTATGCAACAACAGCAGGTAGAATTAAAGCATCAAGAACAACAAGCCCGGCGGTTAGAGCAACTTTTAACCACGATTAATCAAAGTCTCGGGCAGACGGATGGTCAGTGGTTGGCTTCTGAATACGAAACTTTTTTACGCTTTAACGAACACGTGCATCAAGTGCTACAAGGTTTAGAACAGATGCAAACATTTTTACAGTCTGTAACTGAGCAGCAAAGTGTTGACGGATTTTGGTTACGGTACGGGGCCGACCATGACCCTAACAACATGCGCCTAGAGTTAGCGCGGTTTGACACCAGTACGCGCTTGCATAAACAAATTTATCAATCATTTAAACCAATTATTTTTACGGGAGCCGTGCTCTTTACCTCGAAAAAATCACAGTATATCTATGATCAGTTAGACTTACGCCGGAATAACACCCGGATGAAACGGCTGGCAGCTGACTTTGACTATCAAAATCAGGTCCAGTTAATGATTACGGAAAATACACCGATGCCGGCTGGGGTTGAAAATGAGGAATACGTTGCCTTCGTCGCCAATTCCATCCAAAAAATTTATCATGCGCAACCAGTTCCGACATTGGTCCTCTTTAATTCCTTAGAGTTAATTCAAGCAGTTTATGATAAACTGCATGATCAAGCGGGAATCGGCACAGTTTTAGCAGCCGGAATTTCTGGGAGCCAAAGTAAGATTATACGGCGTTCGGAAGGAAAAACAGCGCCCATTATTTTAGGTGCCAATGGTTTTTGGGAGGGGGTTGATTTTCCCCCTAACTATTTAAAATCCATCATTATTCCCCGAATTCCGTTTGCCGCCCCGGATAGTCCATTGATGCAGGCTCGCGCCCACTATTTAAAACAACAAAACAAAAATCCATTTACCAGCTATTCCTTGCCTCATGCCATTATTGAAATGAAGCAAGGAATTGGACGGTTGCTACGCCGTAGTGATGACTATGGCATCATTACCATCCTCGATAATCGAATTTTAACCAAGCGGTATGGCAATCAAATTTTAACGGCTTTGGAAGAAAATCTAACCGCTAAAACGGGGTCCATTGCAGAGATTCAGCAACAGCAAAAAGAGTTTTTGCTAAAGCACAATCAACGAAAATGA
- the mvk gene encoding mevalonate kinase, producing the protein MKKKATGHSHAKVIFLGEHSAVYHQPAIVFPIPQANVTATLQASPQGVTTIHSQYYSGPITDLPASMAGITALIKKLHQELNPQHQPVALEINSTIPLGRGMGSSAAIASAIIRGYFSFFEVPLSRATLTEYTDIEEKITHGNPSGIDAQTVNVSHPILYEQQQFFDFTPLLSGFLVIADTGVAGNTKTAVTQVREFLEADPVRQGLITRLGHLTEMVKTSLTNQDLIKTGQSLTEAQAILTALGVSTPKIEQLVVVANQAGALGAKLTGSGLGGCIIALAADYHSAKRVAAALTDHGAAQTWIQSLTELNPEENNDDE; encoded by the coding sequence ATGAAAAAGAAAGCAACGGGGCACAGTCACGCCAAGGTCATTTTTTTAGGCGAACATAGTGCCGTTTATCATCAGCCTGCCATTGTTTTTCCCATTCCCCAGGCAAACGTTACCGCAACGTTACAAGCGTCGCCTCAAGGTGTAACTACTATTCACAGTCAGTACTACTCCGGTCCCATTACAGACTTACCCGCATCAATGGCTGGAATTACCGCGTTAATTAAAAAGCTACACCAAGAATTAAATCCCCAGCATCAACCAGTAGCTCTGGAAATTAACAGCACGATTCCCCTAGGACGTGGAATGGGGTCTTCGGCTGCCATTGCGAGTGCCATCATTCGGGGGTATTTTTCTTTTTTCGAGGTTCCCCTGTCTCGAGCAACCCTGACCGAGTATACCGATATTGAAGAAAAAATCACCCATGGAAATCCGAGTGGGATTGACGCCCAAACGGTGAATGTCAGTCACCCGATTTTGTATGAACAACAACAATTTTTTGATTTTACCCCGCTGCTTTCTGGCTTTTTAGTGATTGCGGACACCGGCGTAGCGGGTAATACTAAGACGGCAGTTACTCAGGTTCGGGAATTCCTCGAGGCCGACCCAGTTCGCCAAGGACTCATTACCCGCTTAGGCCACCTAACCGAAATGGTTAAAACCTCCCTAACGAATCAGGATTTAATCAAAACGGGTCAGTCGTTGACCGAAGCGCAAGCAATTTTAACCGCGCTCGGCGTTAGCACCCCCAAAATTGAACAACTAGTCGTGGTGGCAAACCAGGCAGGCGCCTTAGGGGCCAAATTAACTGGCAGCGGATTAGGTGGTTGTATCATCGCCTTAGCAGCCGATTACCATAGTGCAAAGCGGGTTGCAGCAGCCTTGACAGACCATGGAGCCGCCCAAACGTGGATTCAATCATTAACTGAATTAAACCCAGAGGAGAATAATGACGATGAATAA
- the mvaD gene encoding diphosphomevalonate decarboxylase, whose protein sequence is MNNYAKARAHTNIALVKYWGKRNAALKLPTTNSLSLTLDQFYTDTSVQFDDHLTSDQVTLNNHRLDEPAARRVTDFLNIVRNQAGITTKAIVKTTNNVPTAAGLASSASGFAALAAAASKASGLTLNQRELSRLARRGSGSATRSIDGGFVEWHKGIGDRTSFATQVAPADYWDLNVIAILVNQQPKKMSSSEGMQLSQTTSPYYHEWEKLCQRDLKKLKIAIKNRNFNDLGTIAEENAMRMHALTLSAAPDFCYFDADSLKAMRLVHQLRESGIPCYFTMDAGPNVKVLVEPEHRESVVSTLQAAFGPDHIVVAAPGPGVQYFR, encoded by the coding sequence ATGAATAACTATGCCAAAGCCCGGGCGCATACCAATATTGCCCTAGTAAAGTACTGGGGCAAACGAAATGCAGCGCTAAAGTTACCGACCACTAACAGTCTTTCACTAACACTTGACCAGTTTTATACTGATACGAGCGTGCAGTTTGACGACCACTTAACTAGCGATCAGGTAACCTTGAACAACCACCGCTTAGATGAACCAGCCGCTCGCCGCGTTACTGATTTCTTGAACATAGTTCGCAATCAAGCCGGGATTACCACTAAGGCGATCGTTAAAACCACTAATAACGTTCCCACTGCTGCTGGTTTAGCTTCCTCTGCTTCCGGATTTGCCGCCTTGGCCGCTGCTGCTAGTAAAGCTAGTGGTTTAACTCTAAATCAGCGAGAACTTTCCCGGTTGGCCCGGCGCGGATCTGGATCCGCTACCCGATCAATTGACGGCGGCTTTGTCGAGTGGCACAAAGGAATTGGAGATCGAACTTCCTTTGCGACCCAGGTTGCCCCAGCCGATTACTGGGATTTAAACGTCATTGCCATTTTAGTGAACCAACAACCCAAAAAAATGAGTAGTTCTGAAGGCATGCAGCTATCGCAAACGACCTCCCCTTACTACCACGAATGGGAAAAACTTTGCCAACGTGACTTAAAAAAGCTTAAAATAGCAATTAAAAACCGTAACTTTAATGATTTAGGAACCATTGCTGAAGAAAATGCGATGCGGATGCACGCCCTGACCCTAAGTGCTGCCCCGGATTTTTGCTACTTCGACGCAGATTCTCTAAAGGCGATGCGCCTCGTTCATCAGCTCCGCGAATCCGGAATTCCGTGTTACTTTACCATGGATGCCGGTCCTAACGTTAAAGTTTTAGTAGAACCAGAACATCGAGAGTCAGTTGTTTCAACCTTACAAGCTGCGTTTGGACCAGATCACATTGTCGTGGCTGCTCCCGGTCCCGGTGTTCAATATTTCAGGTAG
- a CDS encoding phosphomevalonate kinase, translating into MIKTSTPGKLYLAGEYAVVENGNPAIIAAVNRFVTVTIDENTERCSITSKQYENHLVHWERINSRMVVDDRDNPFQYIIAAIQVTEDYVQALGKPTQKYHLSVNSELDSGTGKKYGLGSSAAVTVATIKALCQLYQLNVSKVQLFKLAAIAHFSVQGNGSLGDVASSVFGGLITYSSFDRQWLSEFLHKITLPELLKLEWPRLEITPLQIPPVLRFLVGWTGSPASTSQLIDKVELKKGKHGIHYERFLHDSNKCVREITNGFRQNNIRLIMQNIKKNRELLQSLSQMAGVSIETPKLARLIEIAEQYGGVAKTSGAGGGDCGIVLIKSDCDIAGLKTAWQEAGIDPLDLAIYNY; encoded by the coding sequence TTGATTAAAACAAGCACCCCAGGAAAATTATATCTTGCCGGTGAGTATGCCGTCGTGGAAAACGGTAATCCTGCAATTATTGCTGCGGTTAATCGCTTCGTCACCGTCACCATTGATGAAAACACAGAGCGCTGTTCCATCACTTCAAAACAGTATGAAAATCATCTCGTCCATTGGGAACGGATTAACTCACGGATGGTGGTTGATGATCGGGATAACCCCTTTCAATACATCATTGCGGCCATTCAGGTCACTGAAGACTATGTGCAAGCACTTGGGAAACCGACCCAGAAATATCACCTCAGTGTAAATAGTGAGCTTGACAGCGGTACGGGGAAAAAGTACGGTCTGGGATCTTCAGCAGCCGTAACGGTGGCCACGATTAAAGCGCTCTGTCAGTTGTACCAGTTAAACGTTAGTAAAGTGCAATTATTTAAACTTGCAGCAATTGCGCACTTTAGTGTGCAAGGCAATGGTTCGTTAGGTGACGTGGCCTCTAGCGTGTTTGGCGGCTTAATCACTTATAGTTCCTTTGACCGGCAATGGCTTTCTGAGTTTCTACATAAAATTACCCTGCCTGAACTCTTAAAACTTGAATGGCCCCGCTTAGAAATCACGCCCCTGCAAATTCCACCAGTCTTACGCTTTTTAGTGGGCTGGACCGGTTCCCCCGCTTCTACGTCCCAGTTAATCGATAAGGTCGAACTAAAAAAAGGAAAACATGGAATTCACTACGAACGCTTCTTACATGACAGTAATAAGTGTGTTCGCGAAATTACCAACGGCTTTCGTCAAAATAATATCCGTTTGATTATGCAAAACATCAAGAAAAATCGGGAACTGCTCCAATCTTTGAGTCAAATGGCCGGCGTTTCCATCGAAACTCCGAAATTAGCTCGTTTGATTGAAATCGCAGAACAATATGGAGGCGTGGCGAAAACCTCTGGTGCTGGTGGTGGCGACTGTGGAATTGTTCTAATCAAATCTGATTGTGACATTGCCGGATTAAAGACTGCTTGGCAGGAAGCTGGCATTGATCCACTCGACCTTGCCATTTATAACTACTAA